The sequence AAACCTAGGTTCCAGGTCTCTTCAAGCTGAGTGAGCTCATAACCACCCCACTGAGCCAATACTCGAAACACGCTCTCTGGGTTCCAGCTGGCCCTATCGACATCGAGCGAAACCGTATCGGGTAGGACCCGAGAGAGGTTTGCGGCAATGCCGCCGCCGGTGATGTGGCTCATGGTCGAGATCTGGTTGTCAAATCTCGGGTCAGCCAGAATCTTGTTTAGAACTCCGGTGTAGAGCCTTGTTGGCTCCAAGAGCTTCTCACCCAAGGTGGTAGCAAACTCATCGATATGATCGGCGTAGCTAAATTTTTTATCCGCAACAATCTTGCGCACTAAAGAATATCCATTTGAGTGCAGGCCGCTTGATTCAAGACCCAGCACCACATCGCCGACCTGAACCCTTGCGGCTCCAAGGAGTTTAGATTTTTCAACAACCCCAACCGCAGCTCCCGCGACATCGTATTCATCGGGCTCTAAAAGCCCTGGGTGCTCGGCTGTTTCGCCACCAATGAGTGCCACGTCAACCGCTTGGCAAGCTTCAGCAATACCGCGAACTATGTCTGCGATTCTTTGTGGCACAAGTTTTCCGGTTGCGATGTAATCAGTCATAAATAAGCTGCGAGCGCCGATAACCACAATGTCATCTACCACCATGCCGACCAAATCCTGCCCAATGGTGTCGTGCTTATCGATGGCTTGCGCGATAGCCACCTTGGTGCCGACCCCATCGGTTGAACTAGCAAGAATTGGGTGGTCAAAATCTTTCAGGAACTTGGCATCGATCATGCCGGCAAAGCCCCCAAATCCCCCAAGCACCAGATCGTTGTGAGTGGCGGAAACGGCTTTTTTCATGAGCTCTACGGCTTTATCCCCAGCCTGAGTGTCAACCCCGGAATCCGCGTAGGGGTTAGTCATCTACGTGCACGTGCTTTTCCTCGTGGATGGTTGCTACCCCACGCTCCAAAAGATTCTTGCCCATTCGATCTGCTGCTGGAAGCTCAATCGGGTAGTTGCCGGTGAAGCACGCGGTGCACATGTTGCTTTCCTTTTGGTTGGTTGCAGCAACCATGCCGTCTTTTGAAAGATAGCCAAGTGAATCGGCCCCTAAAGATTGCCTCACCTCTTCAACCCCGATACCTGCGGCGATTAGCTCTGCCCTTGAAGCAAAGTCGATGCCATAGAAACAGGGCCAGGTGATTGGCGGGCTTGAGATGCGAACGTGGACCTCGGCGGCACCGGCCTCTTTGAGCATCTTCACGAGTGCCCGCTGGGTATTGCCACGAACAATCGAGTCATCCACCACGATCAAACGTTTTCCCGCAATTACCTCGCGAAGCGGGTTGAGCTTGAGCCTGATGCCGAGTTGCCGAATGGTTTGTGAGGGCTGAATGAATGTTCTGCCCACATATGCGTTTTTAACTAGGCCGTGACCAAATGGAATGCCGGATTGTTCGCTAAAGCCAATTGCTGCCGGAGTGCCAGACTCCGGGGTTGGAATGACCAGATCCGCCTCGACCGGATACTCCTTAGCCAGGGTTCTACCCATCTCAACCCTTGCCTCATAAACCACTCGTCCTGCAATCGAAGTGTCAGGCCGAGCCAAATAAACATATTCAAAAATACAACCGGCTCTTTTGGGAGTCGCAAAACTGGTTGAGCGAAGGCCATTTTCATCAATGGCGATTAGCTCGCCAGGCTCGATCTCGCGAACATAAGAAGCGCCGACAATATCAAGTGCCGC is a genomic window of Candidatus Aquiluna sp. UB-MaderosW2red containing:
- the purM gene encoding phosphoribosylformylglycinamidine cyclo-ligase gives rise to the protein MTNPYADSGVDTQAGDKAVELMKKAVSATHNDLVLGGFGGFAGMIDAKFLKDFDHPILASSTDGVGTKVAIAQAIDKHDTIGQDLVGMVVDDIVVIGARSLFMTDYIATGKLVPQRIADIVRGIAEACQAVDVALIGGETAEHPGLLEPDEYDVAGAAVGVVEKSKLLGAARVQVGDVVLGLESSGLHSNGYSLVRKIVADKKFSYADHIDEFATTLGEKLLEPTRLYTGVLNKILADPRFDNQISTMSHITGGGIAANLSRVLPDTVSLDVDRASWNPESVFRVLAQWGGYELTQLEETWNLGLGFAVVVRKDFAQEISSAIANLGIHTWELGVIEPTPSDAELPGYTSEAKGVKGGAVRLVGNYEK
- the purF gene encoding amidophosphoribosyltransferase; translated protein: MPGEKGPQDACGVFGVWAPGEEVSKLTYFGLYALQHRGQESAGIATSTGEKIMVYKDMGLVSQVFNEATLESLKGHIAVGHTRYSTTGASAWRNAQPTLGRTAYGTVALGHNGNLTNTAELIELLEKRYPNHESELRGGNTTDTAVLSALLTGNPDSSLEATALELLPLVKGAYCLVFMDEGTLYAARDPQGVRPLVLGRLERGWVVASESAALDIVGASYVREIEPGELIAIDENGLRSTSFATPKRAGCIFEYVYLARPDTSIAGRVVYEARVEMGRTLAKEYPVEADLVIPTPESGTPAAIGFSEQSGIPFGHGLVKNAYVGRTFIQPSQTIRQLGIRLKLNPLREVIAGKRLIVVDDSIVRGNTQRALVKMLKEAGAAEVHVRISSPPITWPCFYGIDFASRAELIAAGIGVEEVRQSLGADSLGYLSKDGMVAATNQKESNMCTACFTGNYPIELPAADRMGKNLLERGVATIHEEKHVHVDD